The Hypanus sabinus isolate sHypSab1 unplaced genomic scaffold, sHypSab1.hap1 scaffold_322, whole genome shotgun sequence genome includes a window with the following:
- the LOC132388415 gene encoding zinc finger protein 850-like: MAHQRVHTGERPFTCSECGKGFTCSSKLKLHQRVHSGERPFTCSDCGKGFTMSSNLKVHQRVHTGERPFTCSDCGKGFTMSSNLKVHWRVHTGERPFTCSDCGRGFTCSSKLKVHQRVHTGERLFTCPDCGKGFTCSSELKVHQRVHTGERPFICSDCGKGFTQSSHLKVHQRIHTGERPFICSDCGKGFTCSSDLKVHQRVHTGERPFICSVCGKGFSWSSQLKSHQRVHTGERPFTCSDCGKGFTASFHLKIHQRVHTGERPFICSDCGKGFTQSSHLKVHQRVHTGERPFTCLDCGKGFTCSSELKLHQRFHTGERPFACSDCGKGFSVSSQLLSHQSVHTGERPFSCSECGKGFTMSSNLKVHQRVHTEERPFTCSDCGKGFTMSSNLKVHRRVHTGERPFTCSDCGRGFTCSSKLKVHQRVHTGEQLFTCPDCGKGFTCSSELKVHQRVHTGERPFICSDCGKGFTQSSHLKVHQRIHTGERPFICSDCGKGFTCSSDLKVHQRVHTGERPFTCSVCGKGFSWSSQLKSHQRFHTGERPFTCSDCGKGFTASFHLKVHQRVHTGERPFTCSVCGKGFTQSSHLMAHQRVHTAERPFTCLDCGKGFTCSSELKLHQRVHTGERPFACSDCGKGFSLSSQLLSHQSVHTGERPFICSVCGKGFNWSSHLQRHQSAHTGKWPFTCSVCGKGFTQSAQLKVHQRVHTGERPFTCSVCGKGFNWSSHLQRHQSAHTGKWPFTCSVCGKGFTWSYKLNRHQRVHTGERPFTCSVCGKGFAESSELKIHQRVHTG, from the coding sequence atggctcaccagcgagttcacaccggggagaggccgttcacctgctcggaatgtgggaaggggttcacttgctcatctaaactgaaattacatcagcgtgttcacagtggggagaggccgttcacctgctcagactgtgggaagggattcactatgtcatctaatctgaaggtacatcagagagttcatactggagagaggccgttcacctgctcagactgtgggaagggattcactatgtcATCTAATCTGAAGGTGCATTGGAgagttcatactggagagaggccattcacctgctcagactgtgggaggggatttacTTGCTCATCCAAACTGaaagtacaccagcgagttcacactggggagcggctgttcacctgcccggactgtgggaagggattcacttgctcatccgaactgaaagtacaccagcgagttcacaccggagagaggccattcatctgctcagactgtgggaagggattcactcagtcatcccatctgaaggttcaccagcgaattcacactggggaaaggccgttcatctgctcagactgtgggaagggattcacttgctcatccgacCTGAAGgtccaccagcgagttcacactggggagaggccattcatctgctcagtctgtgggaaaggattcagctgGTCTTCTCAACTGAAATCACATCAGAgagttcatactggagagaggccattcacctgctcagactgtgggaagggattcactgcgtCATTCCACCTGAagatacatcagagagttcacactggagagaggccattcatctgctcagactgtgggaagggattcactcagtcatcccatctgaaggttcaccagcgagttcacactggggagcggccgttcacctgcttagactgtgggaagggattcacttgctcatccgaactgaagttacatcagcgatttcacactggggagcggccgtttgcctgctcagactgtgggaagggattctctgttTCATCCCAGCTACTgagtcaccagtcagttcacaccggggagaggccattcagctgctcggagtgtgggaagggattcactatgtcatctaatctgaaggtacatcagagagttcatactgaagagaggccgttcacctgctcagactgtgggaagggattcactatgtcATCTAATCTGAAGGTGCATCGGAgagttcatactggagagaggccgttcacctgctcagactgtgggaggggatttacTTGCTCATCCAAACTGaaagtacaccagcgagttcacactggggagcagctGTTCACCTgcccggactgtgggaagggattcacttgctcatccgaactgaaagtacaccagcgagttcacaccggagagaggccattcatctgctcagactgtgggaagggattcactcagtcatcccatctgaaggttcaccagcgaattcacactggggaaaggccgttcatctgctcggactgtgggaagggattcacttgctcatccgacCTGAAGgtccatcagcgagttcacactggggagaggccgttcacctgctcagtctgtgggaaaggattcagctgGTCTTCTCAACTGAAATCACATCAGAgatttcacactggagagaggccattcacctgctcagactgtgggaagggattcactgcgtCATTccacctgaaggtacatcagagagttcacactggagagaggccattcacttgctcagtctgtgggaagggattcactcagtcatcccacctaatggctcaccagcgagttcacactgcggaacggccgttcacctgcttagactgtgggaagggattcacttgctcatccgaactgaagttacatcagcgagttcacactggggagcggccgtttgcctgctcagactgtgggaaaggattctctCTTTCATCCCAGCTACTgagtcaccagtcagttcacaccggggagaggccattcatctgctcagtctgtgggaagggattcaattgGTCATCtcacctgcagagacaccagtcagcccacacggggaaatggccattcacctgctcagtctgtgggaagggattcactcagtcagctcaattgaaggtacatcagcgagttcacaccggggagaggccgttcacctgctcagtctgtgggaagggattcaattgGTCATCtcacctgcagagacaccagtcagcccacacggggaaatggccattcacctgctcagtctgtgggaagggattcacttggtcatatAAGCTGAatagacatcagcgagttcacactggggagaggccgttcacttgctctgtctgtgggaagggattcgctgagtcatctgaactgaagatacatcagcgagttcacactgggtag